The Streptomyces sp. NBC_01439 genome contains the following window.
TTTCGTCAGCCAGTCCATGGGGTCACCGTAATTCAGCTCACGGAAATAGCCGTGATTGTCCGCTCCGGCCGCTACGGTCGTCGATTGTGACTTTTCCCGAAACGCGCCCTACGGGTCGCCCGTTCCACACCCTGGTCCTGCGAAGGCTGAGATTCCGTGCCCGGCGCATCGCCCGGCTCCCCCTGACCCTGCTGTTGCCCCCGGCCCCGCGCCAGCTCCGTCAGGACGGCGGTACGGTCGCCCCGGCGGCTCCGGCCGTCCCGGCCGCCCCGGCGGCCTGGTCGGCGGGTGAGCCGGCCTGCGCCGGGACACAGTTCGGCCCGCTCCCGAACGGGTACTCGCGCAGCTTGCGCCAGACCCCGTCCGAGCCCTGCTCGTAGAGCGCGAAGCCCTCGCAGACCCACTCGGCGTCGTACGCGGCGAGGGTCGTGAACGCCAGGTCCATCGCCTCCTCGGAGATCCCGTGGGCGACCGTGACGTGCGGGTGGTACGGGAACGCCAGCTCCCGGTCGAGCGGCCCCTGGGGGTCGCGGACCTCGTTCTGGAGGCGGGTGCAGCCCGCCACCCCTTCGGCGATCTTGACGAAGACGACCGGCGAGAGGGGGCGGAAGGTTCCCGTGCCCGCCAGCCGCATCCGGAAGGCCCGGAAGGCGGCCGCGACCTCGACCAGGTGGGCCCTGATCGCGGGAAGCCGTTCCGCTTCCACCTCGGTGGGCGGGACGAGGGTGACGTGCGTGGGGATGCCGTACGCGGCAGCGTCCCCGAAGCCCGCGCGCAGCTCCTGGAGCTGGCTGCCGTACGGCTCCGGGACCGCGATCGAAACGCCGAGCGTTACGGTCCCCACGTATCTCTCCTCCGCTTGTCGCTGTGGACTGCTGCCGCCCAGTGTGGCGGCAGCACCCCCCTTCGTGCCAGGGCTCTCTGTCCGTAGTTGCGTTCGTCAGTGCTTGGCGGGCAGCAGACCGAGGCGGTCGTAGGCCTGTGCGAGCGTCTCGGCGGCGACCGCGCGGGCCTTCTCCGCGCCCTTGGCCAGGAGGGAGTCCAGCGTCTCCGGGTCGTCCAGGTATTCCTGGGTCCGCTTCTTGAACGGTGTGACGAAATCGACCATCACGCCGGCCAGGTCGGTCTTCAGTGCGCCGTAGCCCTTGCCCTCGTACTTGGCCTCCAGCTCGGCGATGGTCTCGCCCGTGAGGGTGGAGTAGATCGTGAGCAGGTTGCTGACGCCGGGCTTCTTCTCGGAGTCGAAGCGGATCTCGGCCTCGGTGTCGGTGACCGCGCTCTTGATCTTCTTCTCGGTGACCTTGGGCTCGTCGAGGAGGTTGATCAGGCCCTTGGGGGACGACGCGGACTTCGACATCTTGATCGCCGGGTCCTGGAGGTCGTAGATCTTCGCGACCTCCTTGACGATGTGCGCGGCGGGTAGGGTGAAGGTCCGGCCGTAGCGCTGGTTGAAGCGCTCCGCCAGGTCGCGGGTCAGCTCGATGTGCTGGCGCTGGTCCTCGCCTACGGGGACGGCGTTCGCCTGGTAGAGCAGGATGTCGGCGACCTGGAGGATCGGGTACGTGAACAGGCCGACGCTGGCGCTGTTGACGCCGCCCTTGGCGGACTTGTCCTTGAACTGGGTCATCCGGCTGGCCTCACCGAACCCGGTGATGCAGTTCATGACCCAGCCGAGCTGCGCGTGCTCCGGCACGTGGCTCTGGACGAAGAGCGTGCAGCGCTCGGGGTCCAGGCCGGCGGCCAGCAGCTGGGCGGCGGAGAGGCGGGTGTTCGCGCGCAGATCCTTCGGATCCTGCGGCATGGTGATCGCGTGCAGGTCGACCACCATGTAGAAGGCGTCGTGCGTCTCCTGCAGGGCGACGTACTGGCGGATGGCTCCGAGGTAGTTCCCGAGGTGGAACGAACCGGAGGTGGGCTGGATGCCGGAGAGCGCGCGAGGACGATCAGAAGCCATGGCTTCATTCTCTCAGGTGCGGGGGCGGGCCCGTGCCCGCCGCCGGCCGGATCCCCCACCCGCGCCTCGATCGCAGGCGGGGCCGGAATTTCCGGCCCCGCCTGCGATCGGGGCGATCGGGCCGCCGGTCAGGCGAGCGGCAGGCCCGGGGCCGGGAAGGCGGCCATCAGGTCCGTCACCTCGGCACGGATCACGGCGAGGGCCTGCTCGTCACCCTTCGCGGCGGCG
Protein-coding sequences here:
- a CDS encoding 2'-5' RNA ligase family protein gives rise to the protein MGTVTLGVSIAVPEPYGSQLQELRAGFGDAAAYGIPTHVTLVPPTEVEAERLPAIRAHLVEVAAAFRAFRMRLAGTGTFRPLSPVVFVKIAEGVAGCTRLQNEVRDPQGPLDRELAFPYHPHVTVAHGISEEAMDLAFTTLAAYDAEWVCEGFALYEQGSDGVWRKLREYPFGSGPNCVPAQAGSPADQAAGAAGTAGAAGATVPPS
- the trpS gene encoding tryptophan--tRNA ligase, which encodes MASDRPRALSGIQPTSGSFHLGNYLGAIRQYVALQETHDAFYMVVDLHAITMPQDPKDLRANTRLSAAQLLAAGLDPERCTLFVQSHVPEHAQLGWVMNCITGFGEASRMTQFKDKSAKGGVNSASVGLFTYPILQVADILLYQANAVPVGEDQRQHIELTRDLAERFNQRYGRTFTLPAAHIVKEVAKIYDLQDPAIKMSKSASSPKGLINLLDEPKVTEKKIKSAVTDTEAEIRFDSEKKPGVSNLLTIYSTLTGETIAELEAKYEGKGYGALKTDLAGVMVDFVTPFKKRTQEYLDDPETLDSLLAKGAEKARAVAAETLAQAYDRLGLLPAKH